The following nucleotide sequence is from Oncorhynchus gorbuscha isolate QuinsamMale2020 ecotype Even-year unplaced genomic scaffold, OgorEven_v1.0 Un_scaffold_4504, whole genome shotgun sequence.
gtcctcgtgttgctttcccctcatacacgcagaagggataacgtttcattagggtagcttgtcctcgtgttgctttcccctcatacacgcagaagggataacgtttcattagggtagcttgtcctcgtgttgctttcccctcatacacgcagaagggataacgtttcattagggtagcttgtcctcgtgttgctttcccctcatacacgcagaagggataacgtttcattagggataacgtttcattagtgtagcttgtcctcgtgttgctttcccctcatacacgcagaagggataacgtttcattagtgtagcttgtcctcgtgttgcttcccctcatacacgcagaagggataacgtttcattagtgtagcttgtcctcgtgttgctttcccctcatacacgcagaagggataacgtttcattagtgtagcttgtcctcgtgttgctttcccctcatacacgcagaagggataacgtttcattagtgtagcttgtcctcgtgttgctttcccctcatacacgcagaagggataacgtttcattagtgtagcttgtcctcgtgttgctttcccctcatacacgcagaagggataacgtttcattagtgtagcttgtcctcgtgttgctttcccctcatacacgcagaagggataacgtttcattagtgtagcttgtcctcgtgttgctttcccctcatacacgcagaagggataacgtttcattagtgtagcttgtcctcgtgttgctttcccctcatacacgcagaagggataacgtttcattagtgtagcttgtcctcgtgttgctttcccctcatacacgcagaagggataacgtttcattagtgtagcttgtcctcgtgttgctttcccctcatacacgcagaagggataacgtttcattagtgtagcttgtcctcgtgttgctttcccctcatacacgcagaagggataacgtttcattagtgtagcttgtcctcgtgttgctttcccctcatacacgcagaagggataacgtttcattagtgtagcttgtcctcgtgttgctttcccctcatacacgcagaagggataacgtttcattagtgtagcttgtcctcgtgttgctttcCCCTCATACACGCAGAAGGGATAACGTTTCGTGTAGttgtcctcgtgttgctttccctcatacacgcagaagggataacgtttcattagtgtagcttgtcctcgtgttgctttcccctcatacacgcagaagggataacgtttcattagtgtagcttgtcctcgtgttgctttcccctcatcacgcagaagggataacgtttcattagtgtagcttgtcctcgtgttgctttcccctcatacacgcagaagggataacgtttcattagtgtagcttgCTTGTCCCCCATCAGAAGGGATAACGTTgcttgtcctcgtgttgctttccccccatacacgcagaagggataacgtttcattagtgtagcttgCGTGTTGTCCgtttcattagtgtagcttgtcctcgtTTGCTTCCCCTCATACACGCAGAAGGGATAACgtttcattagtgtagcttgtcctcgtgttgctttcccctcatacacgcagaagggataacgtttcattagtgtagcttgtcctcgtgttgctttcccctcatacacgcagaagggataacgtttcattagtgtagcttgtcctcgtgttgctttcccctcatacacgcagaagggataatgtttcattagtgtagcttgtcctcgtgttgctttcccctcatacacgcagaagggataacgtttcattagtgtagcttgtcctcgtgttgctttccctcatacacgcagaagggataacgtttcattagtgtagcttgtcctcgtgttgctttcccctcatacacgcagaagggataacgtttcattagtgtagcttgtcctcgtgttgctttcccctcatacacgcagaagggataacgtttcattagtgtagcttgtcctcgtgttgctttcccctcatacacgcagaagggataacgtttcattagtgtagcttgtcctcgtgttgctttcccctcatacacgcagaagggataacgtttcattagtgtagcttgtcctcgtgttgctttcccctcatacacgcagaagggataacgtttcattagtgtagcttgtcctcgtgttgctttcccctcatacacgcagaagggataacgtttcattagtgtagcttgtcctcgtgttgctttcccctcatacacgcagaagggataacgtttcattagtgtagcttgtcctcgtgttgctttcccctcatacacgcagaagggataacgtttcattagtgtagcttgtcctcgtgttgcttcccctcatacacgcagaagggataacgtttcattagtgtagcttgtcctcgtgttgctttcCCTCATCAGAAGGGATAATGTTTCACGTGTTGCAGAAGGGATAACgtttcattagtgtagcttgtcctcgtgttgctttcCCCCATACACGCAGAAGGGATACAGCTTGTCCTCGTGTTGCATACAAGAAGGGATAACgtttcattagtgtagcttgtcctcgtgttgctttcccctcatacacgcagaagggataacgtttcattagtgtagcttgtcctcgtgttgctttcccctcatacacgcagaagggataacgtttcattagtgtagcttgtcctcgtgttgctttcccctcatacacgcagaagggataacgtttcattagtgtagcttgtcctcgtgttgctttcccctcatacacgcagaagggataacgtttcattagtgtagcttgtcctcgtgttgctttccctcatacacgcagaagggataacgtttcattagggtagcttgtcctcgtgttgctttcccctcatacacgcagaagggataacgtttcattagtgtagcttgtcctcgtgttgctttcccctcatacacgcagaagggataacgtttcattagtgtagcttgtcctcgtgttgctttcccctcatacacgcagaagggataacgtttcattagtgtagcttgtcctcgtgttgctttcccctcatacacgcagaagggataacgtttcattagtgtagcttgtcctcgtgttgctttTTCCGTTTCTCATCGTGTTGCTTTCCCCTCACGCAGAAGGGATAACgtttcattagtgtagcttgtcctcgtgttgctttcccctcatacacgcagaagggataacgtttcattggtgtagcttgtcctcgtgttgcttcctcatacacgcagaagggataacgtttcattagtgtagcttgtcctcgtgttgcttcccctcatacacgcagaagggataacgtttcattagtgtagcttgtcctcgtgttgctttccgctcatacacgcagaagggataacgtttcattagtgtagcttgtcctcgtgttgctttcccctcatacacgcagaagggataacgtttcattagtgtagcttgtcctcgtgttgctttccccccccatacacgcagaagggataacgtttcattagtgtagcttgtcctcgtgttgctttcCCCTCATACACGCAGAAGGGACGTTTCATTGAATGGTAACGTAGATAACCTTGTATTGTTTGTTCAGAATTTTGCTGCCTGCATTTCCTGCGGTCGTACTTGTCTAAAAGGTATTTGTCCTTCCTCAGGAAGTTCCTGTTGcttcccccatacacacacaggatCATGTTTCATTCAATAACATACCTTTTATCAAAGTATGCCCACGTGTGTATTTGTCCTTCCTCAGGAAGTCTGAAGTGGAGTACTACGCCATGTTGGCCAAGACAGGCGTCCATCActacagtgggaacaacatcgaGCTGGGCACGGCCTGTGGGAAGTACTTCAGGGTGTGCACCCTGGCCATCATCGACCCCGGTGAGTGTCCAATCAGACTGCCTGTTTACCACGCCTATTCTGTTGATGGATAGTCTGCAGACAATCCTTTAGCAGTGAGCAGTTTGATACTGTTTCTTCTTTTATTCATTCATAGCATTGTTTTCAAAGATGACATGAACATCTTTACAGAGAATTATAGAAATGTATGAATGAAGAATAAACGAACCGCTCTACTACTAAATTACATGTTTGAGTTAATCATtttgtgaatgtgtaggtgtaGATATTTTTAAGTTTCACTGATGCTCACAAATTTGCCCGTTTGTAAATTTTTGCACCTGGTGGCTCTACGATTATGTGCCCACAGCACGTCACTAGATAAACACCCAATGAACCATTTACCTGAACTGACTGGGCTTTAGCCAGTTGCATCATTGGTGTCAATGACTTAGTTCCTCTGAAGTTAATGAAGTGAGTGTTAAGTATATCTTGTATGCTAAATATAGTGTTCTATTTCCAGGTGATTCTGACATCATCAGGAGTATGCCAGACCAGCCGCAGGGGGAGAAGTAGACATTTCACACTCAATGTTAAAAAATAAACTGTTTTCTATGGTCTTTCTTTGGTCTGTCTTTCTCTTAGTGTGCATATGATAAACATTTAACTACTTCTATTCTATGCTGTAGgctgtgtcaaatcaaattttatttgtcacatacacacggttagcagatgttaatgcgagtgtagcgaaatgcttgtgcttctagttccgacaatgcagtgataaccaacaagtaatctaactaacaattccaaaactactgtcttatacacagtgtaaggggataaggaacatgtacataaggatatatgaatgagtgatggtacagagcagcatacagtagatggtatcgagtacagtatatacatatgagatgagtgtgtagacaaagtaaacaaagtggcatagttaaagtggctagtgatacatgtgttacataaggatgcagtcgatgatgtagagtacagtatatacatatgcatatgagatgaataatgtagggtaagtaacattatataaggtagcattgtttaaagtggctagtgatatatttacatcatttcccatcaattcccattattaaaatggctggagttcggtcagtgtcaatgacagtgtgttggcagcagccactcagtgttagtggtggctgtttaacagtctgatggccttgagatagaagctgtttttcagtctctcggtcccagctttgatgcacctgtactgacctcgccttctggatgatagcggggtgaacaggcagtggctcgggtggttgttgtccttgatgatctttatggccttcctgtaacatcgggtggtgtaggtgtcctggagggcaggtagtttgcccccggtgatgcgttgtgcagacctcactaccctctgaagagccttatgtttgtgggcggagcagttgccgtaccaggcagtgatacagcccgccaggatgctctcgattgtgcatctgtagaagtttgtgagtgcttttggtgacaagccgaatttcttcagcctcctgaggttgaagaggcgctgctgcgccttcttcacgacgctgtctgtgtgggtggaccaattcagtttgtctgtgatgggTATGCCGAGGAACTAAAAGCTTACTAACCACTACTGTCCTTTGTTGAAGTTgactgtgaggttattttcctgacaccacactccgagggccctcacctacctgtaggccgtctcgccgttgttggtaatcaagcctaccactgtggtgttgtccgcaaacttgatgattgagttggaggcgtgcgtggccacgcagtcgtgggtgaacagggagtacaggagagggctcagaacgcacccttgtggggccccagtgttgaggatcagcggggaggagatgttgttacctaccctcaccacctgggggcggcccgtcaggaagtccagtacccagttgcacagggcggggtcgagacccagggtctcgagcttgatgacaagtttggagggtactatggtgttaaatgctgagctgtagtcgatgaacagcattctcacataggtattcctcttgtccaggtgggttagggcagtgtgcagtgtggttgagattgcgtcgtctgtggacctatttgggcggtaagtaaattggagtgggtctagggtgtcaggtagggtggaggtgatctggtccttgactagtctctcaaagcacttcatgatgacggaagtgagtgctacgcgggggcggtagtcgtttagctcagttaccttagctttcttgggaacaggaacaatggttgccctcttgaagcatgtgggaacagcagactggtataaggattgattgaatatgtctgtaaacacaccagcatggtctgcgcatgctctgagggcgcggctggggatgccgtctgggcctgcagccttgcgagggttaacacgtttaaatgttttactcacctcggctgcagtgaaggagagtccacatgttttggttgcgggccgtgtcagtggcactgtattgtcctcaaagtgggcaaaaaagttatttagtctgcctgggagcaagacatcctggtccgtgactgggctagatttcttcctgtagtccgtgattgactgtagaccctgccacatgcctcttgtgtctgagccgttgaattgctactctactttgtctctatactgacgcttagcttgtttaatagccttgcggagggaatagcaaCACTGTATTCggcggtcatgtttccggtcaccttgccctgattaaaagcagtggttcgcgctttcattttcacgcgaatgctgccatcaatccacggtctctggtttgggaatgttttaatcgttgctatgggaacgacaacTTCAATGCACATTCAAATGAACTTggtcaccgaatcagcgtattcgtcaatgttgttgggCGCAGTgcggaacatgtcccagtccacatgatggaagcagtctGTACCAGGGTCCCATGTAGATTCAAATGAGATGTccttgtgatttttttttacatgctaTTAAGATCTCAACTCACAAGAGCTGATCATGGGTCTCCTAACATGCAATTCCACAAGGATAGACTCGTGACAAGGTCTTATTGTGACTTTACTGTGACATCACAATGATGTCACCACAAGCTATTTTGTCATGCTGCTGCACCACATGAACTGACCAGTCTAGATTGTTGACCGTAATGACAATGACAGGATTATCCAGGCTCCTCCCCGTGGAGGATTGTCCAGGCCCCTCCCCGTGGAGGATTGTCCAGGCCCCTCCCCGTGGAGGATTGTCCAGGCTCCTCCCCGTGGAGGATTGTCCAGGCTCCTCCCCGTGGAGGATTGTCCAGGCTCCTCCCCGTGGAGGATTGTCCAGGCCCCTCCCCGTGGAGGATTGTCCAGGCTCCTCCCCGTGGAGGATTGTCCAGGCTCCTCCCCGTGGAGGATTATCCAGGCCCCTCCCCGTGGAGGATTGTCCAGGCCTGTTCCCGTGAAGGATTGTCCAGGCCCCTCCCCGTGGAGGATTGTCCAGGCCCCTCCCGTGGAGGATTGTCCAGGCCCCTCCCCGTGGAGGATTGTCCAGGCTCCTCCCGTGGAGGATTGTCCAGGCCCCTCCCGTGGAGGATTGTCCAGGCTCCTCCCGTGGAGGATTGTCCAGGCTCCTCCCCGTGGAGGATTGTCCAGGCTCCTCCCCGTGGAGGATTATCCAGGCCCCTCCCCGTGGAGGATTGTCCAGGCCTGTTCCCGTGAAGGATTGTCCAGGCCCCTCCCCGTGGAAGATTATCCACGCTCATCGCTGTGGAAGATTGTCCAGGCCCCTACCCGTGGAGGATTGTCCAGGCCCCTACCCGTGGAGGATTGTCCAGGCCCCTACCCGTGGAGGATTGTCCAGGCCCCTCCCCGTGGAGGATTGTCCAGGCTCCTCCCCGTGGAGGATTGTCCAGGCTCCTCCCCGTGGAGGATTGTCCAGGCTCCTCCCCGTGGAGGATTATCCAGGCCCCTCCCCGTGGAGGATTGTCCAGGCCTGTTCCCGTGAAGGATTGTCCAGGCCCCTCCCCGTGGAAGATTATCCACGCTCATCGCTGTGGAAGATTGTCCAGGCCCCTACCCGTGGAGGATTGTCCAGGCCCCTACCCGTGGAGGATTGTCCAGGCCCCTCCCCGTGGAGGATTGTCCAGGCCCCTACCTGTGGAGGATTGTCCAGGCCCCTCCCCGTGGAGGATTGTCCAGGCCCCTACCCGTGGAGGATTGTCCAGGCCCCTCCCCGTGGAGGATTGTCCAGGCTCCTCCCCTTGAAGGATAATGTTATAGCTTTTTGGCCGCAAGTCTTCCATGAAGGCCACTTCTGACCAGACTTCTCAGGACAGTAGATGTGTGTACCAGGGTCCTGCTGTTTTCTGCACTACTGACCAGACTTCTCAGGACAGTAGATGCGTGTACCAGGGTCCCACTGTTTTCTAACAATTCTGAGCTGACAtctttttaaaattaaaatgttaccacttttctccccaatttcatggtatccaattgttagtagttactgtcttgtctcatcgctacaactcccgtacggactcgggagagacgaaggtcgaaggtcttgcgtcccccgaaacacaacccaaccaagccgcactgcttcttaacacagcgcgcatccaacccggaagccagccgcaccaatgtttcggaggagacctggagacctgattatcgtgcactgcgcccggccctccacaagagtcgctagtgcgcgatgagacaaggatatccctaccggccaaaccctccctaacccggacaacgctaggccaattgtgcatcgccccacgaaGCTCCGGGTCGCCGCCGGCTGCGacagcctgggcgcgaacccagagtctctggtggcacagctggcattgcactagaccactgcgccaccgaGGAGGCTCTCTGCTGGACGCGAAGAGAAGTATTGAATGATGTGTCTTTCATCTGCTACAGTAAGTTTCCTTGGCTGACCACTGCATCTACGGTCCTCAACGTTGCCCGTTTCTATGTGCTTCTTCAAAAGAGCTTTGACACCACatctggaaacccctgtctgccttaatgtctgtctgggagagacctgagagaccagtctgcattaatgtctgcctgggagagaccagtctgccttaatgtctgtctgggagagacctgagagaccagtctgccttaatgtctgcctgggagagacctgagagaccagtctgccttaatgtctgcctgggagagacctgagagaccagtccgccttaatgtctgtctgggagagacctgagagaccagtctgccttaatgtctgtctgggagagacctgagagaccagtctgccttaatgtctgtctgagagacctgagagaccagtctgccttaatgtctgtctgagagacctgagagaccagtctgccttaatgtctgtctgagagagacctgagagaccagtctgccttaatgtctgtctgagagagacctgagagaccagtctgccttaatgtctgtctgagagagacctgagagaccagtctgccttaatgtctgtctgagagagaccagtctgccttaatgtctgtctgggagagaccagtctgccttcatgtctgtctgggagagaccagtctgtcttaatgtctgtctgggagagacctgagagaccagtctgtcttaatgtctgtctgggagagacctgagagaccagtctgtcttaatgtctgtctgggagagacctgagagaccagtctgcattaatgtctgcctgggagagaccagtctgccttaatgtctgtctgggagagaccagtctgccttcatgtctgtctgggagagaccagtctgtcttaatgtctgtctgggagacctgagagaccagtctgtcttaatgtctgtctgagagacctgagagaccagtctgtcttaatgtctgtctgggagagaccagtctgccttaatgtctgcctgggagagacctgagagaccagtctgccttaatgtctgtctgagagacctgagagaccagtctgtcttaatgtctgtctgggagagacctgagagaccagtctgccttaatgtctgtctgagagacctgagagaccagtctgccttaatgtctgtctgagagaccagtctgccttcatgtctgtctgggagagaccagtctgtcttaatgtctgtctgggagagacctgagagaccagtctgccttaatgtctgtctgagagaccagtctgccttaatgtctgtctgagagacctgagagaccagtctgtcttaatgtctgtctgggagagacctgagagaccagtctgccttaatgtctgtctgagagacctgagagaccagtctgccttaatgtctgtctgagagaccagtctgccttcatgtctgtctgggagagaccagtctgtcttaatgtctgtctgggagagacctgagagaccagtctgccttaatgtctgtctgagagagacctgagagaccagtctgccttaatgtctgtctgagagagacctgagagaccagtctgcattaatgtctgtctggtagagacctgagagaccagtctgtcttaatgtctgcctgggagagacctgagagaccagtctgccttaatgtctgtctgagagagacctgagagaccagtctgcattaatgtctgtctggtagagacctgagagaccagtctgtcttaatgtctgcctgggagagacctgagagaccagtctgccttaatgtctgtctgagagagacctgagagaccagtctgccttaatgtctgcctgggagagaccttgCTGATGCAGTATAACTACCTCGTGTCTTGTTGCTGTGCTCAGTCTTGACTTTTGACAGTAAACTGTCTTCAGCAACCTCACCTTGTTAGCTGAGTTTGGCTGTTCCTGTTTCAGTTAATGATTTGTGTTTCAACTGTACATAATGGATTGATGATCATTAGCACCTGTTTGGTATAATTGTTTAATCATACACGTGACTATGTTCCTACAAAACCCCTGACTGTGCAAGTGTACCTAGAGGAATTGATGCTGTTTTGAAGGCCACACCACATATGGATTTAATGTAGATTATTCTTCTGTTCACTCACTTTATATTTATCAAATAACTAAATGCAATCTATTCATCTATTTTTGAAAGCATTTGTACTTTACAGTATTTTTTTCACATCTGCCTAAAACTGTTTCAcagtactgtacatatctacagtattgagttgcacccccttttggcCTCCACAAGGTGtccagtgttccacagggatgctggcccatgttgactctacaaggtgtcaagtgttccacagggatgctggcccatgttgactctacaaggtgtcaagtgttccacagggatgctggcccatgttgactctacaaggtgtcaagtgttccacagggatgctggcccatgttgactctacaaggtgtcaagtgttccacagggatgctggcccatgtggactctacaaggtgttgaaagtgttccacagggatgctggcccatgtggactctacaaggtgttgaaagtgttccacagggatgctggcccatgttgactctacaaggtgtcaagtgttccacagggatgctggcccatgtggactctacaaggtgttgaaagtgttccacagggatgctggcccatgtggactcaaCAAGGTGTTCAGCGtcccccatgttgactccaatgcttcccacagttatcAAGtcgtctggatgtcctttggctggGCGATTATTCTCTGGCAATTGTTGAACATGAAGAACCCAGCACTTAAATAttaaccctctgaatggcacacacataatccatgtctcaaggtttaaacaACCTTTAACCTCTCCGCTTCGTCTACACTGACTTGAACTGGATCTTTAGTTAACAGGTGCCGtcaataagggaccatagctttcacctggtcagtctgtcatggagaaGTTctcttcatgttttgtacactgtgtatattgGAGTGTTGATGGGATTCAAATGTCCAGGAGGTTTTGcaaaataattaataataataataatatatgccatttagcagacgcttttatccaaagcgacttacagtcatgtgtgcatacattctacgtatgggtggtcccggggatcgaacccactaccctggcgttacaagcgccatgctctaccaactgagctacagaaggaccaattaaCCCTGACAGCCCAaagctatactgaacaaaaatataaacgtaacatgcaacaattttgaaTAATTTATTGAGTTAGTTTATTTAAGGAAACCTGTCAtttgaaatcaattcattaggccctaatctatgtattgGGAATACAAATacctccaatttgtaagtcgctctggataagagcgtctgctaaatgacttaaatgtaaatgtaaatgttaaaagaGAGGTTTGTGTTGCATAAAACAAGCCAGTATCTGGTGTTACCACTATTTGCCCCGTGCAGCATGAGACATTTGATCAGGTtgctgattgtggcctgtggaatgttgtctcactcTTCTTCAATGACTGCGAAGTtgatggatat
It contains:
- the LOC124028601 gene encoding 60S ribosomal protein L30-like; amino-acid sequence: KKSLESINSRLQLVMKSGKYVLGYKQSQKMIRQGKAKLVILANNTPALRKSEVEYYAMLAKTGVHHYSGNNIELGTACGKYFRVCTLAIIDPGDSDIIRSMPDQPQGEK